The following coding sequences are from one Halorubrum sp. BOL3-1 window:
- a CDS encoding tetratricopeptide repeat protein, producing the protein MTEPSELAGVVERRLDFLERLAAEPLRKHELVDALDYSRSTVNRAVDELEAAGLVTGETDGYRTTLSGRLLANGYREFLTVADDVAAAGDVLSPLGAGADVSPAVLRGAETYRAAAPDPYRPLEVLDDALADADSVAAALPGFPYPRIAERLRRAAARGGTVDLALADRGYRHAIDRFADDLGTVAHRDGCRIATVDTVDVGAVAADGVALLLTFDGDGTLHGAAESTDPEAVAWAETKVANLIGRGRDGCGALAATDRAAGRPTESGSSSESSETDGSASDSTDDPPGDADANASETASRDGRASASRGDGSSAERTGGDGTLFGRPGSDERGRGALSAQGFHAVDEDRLAGDPEPHGPLRATASFPEVDAGYVLDRTAVRDGERRSVAGLLVDGLSDGTDHALVGPPGSGKSTVCRSVAVEWYRSGRGPVTYRETDGGEAFTATEGLRERVTEGDGHHLVVVEDAVDPGAAEAVGVARELADRDDVSFLFGARAGPYDDPDGLPLSPADLRYRRAIETVRVPRLDEREVERFVRHVTEHTGSAPAADPGSLLADVRRTDDERVGELLCLVHHLVRATGRAGEGTSRTDDASEGTSRTDDASEGTSRTDDASDRADDASGVDGGGGRRRDGRDGRRSGTEPASGLETAVDEAVREVGDRPPPTADVAVLVNLLNVAGVSDVRTLAYALVDGPDRSVDTGTEGGPSPTVESVRRALDRLAGTVLVDSGDGEFRTVHDEWSVLFLERFLEREPEPVAARRVGRAVSQVLALADDPARRSRVRRAVGGSAPTVDRIERDPSAWAAETVRAVYGVGRRYPRLAALYGRVRYAWIDLPNACPDDLRGRPPEWVARMYVDAGDLDGATDALDAWRPVDEAGAGERQRGYGDVARRRGEYDAARERFERAEERFAAAADRAGLAAAVRGRAQAAHFDGDYETAYGAASRACEIAAEAGDPIAQAKALMDAGNALDALDGTDAVLDHYRVAGDLFRAHDDTHGEANVRTNLAVALRRRGDLTEAKRTASRALDGYRTVGDEHREAISLLNLSTVAEQRGAVGEAVARASEALAVAEGVGSDMYEAFALSHLGSAAHLAGDLDRAERFLTDALDRLDALDADARCAMATAMLAEAAIDRGDLTAAERRVERTASLLDDHAGHKRLAELDRTRGRLALARGDPDAATTVLRSAIDAARAGGFTLVEAEALSVLGAAAVERGDPEAAAERLTAALDLGHRIEGTRAIIAAADRIADLLAGGPDGANGVDREALAGALRESPPDAIPPGSAADPAAYREVADRWRVDGDGVGAAYPALG; encoded by the coding sequence ATGACAGAGCCGTCGGAGCTCGCGGGCGTCGTCGAACGGCGCCTCGACTTCCTCGAACGGCTCGCGGCGGAGCCGCTGCGGAAACACGAGCTCGTCGACGCGCTCGACTACTCCCGGTCGACGGTGAACCGCGCGGTAGACGAGCTGGAGGCCGCGGGACTCGTCACCGGCGAGACGGACGGCTACCGGACGACGCTCTCGGGCCGGCTGCTCGCGAACGGGTACCGCGAGTTCCTGACGGTCGCGGACGACGTCGCGGCCGCGGGCGACGTGCTCAGCCCGCTCGGTGCCGGCGCGGACGTCTCCCCCGCGGTCCTTCGCGGAGCGGAGACGTACCGGGCCGCGGCCCCGGACCCGTACCGACCGCTGGAGGTCCTCGACGACGCGCTCGCGGACGCCGACTCGGTCGCCGCCGCGCTCCCGGGGTTCCCCTATCCCCGGATCGCGGAGCGGCTCCGACGCGCGGCGGCCCGCGGGGGGACCGTCGACCTCGCGCTGGCGGACCGGGGGTATCGGCACGCCATCGACCGGTTCGCGGACGACCTCGGGACCGTCGCGCACCGGGACGGGTGCCGGATCGCGACGGTCGACACCGTCGACGTCGGGGCGGTCGCGGCCGACGGGGTCGCGCTCCTCCTCACCTTCGACGGCGACGGCACGCTCCACGGCGCGGCGGAGTCGACCGATCCCGAGGCGGTCGCGTGGGCGGAGACGAAGGTTGCGAACCTGATCGGCCGGGGGCGCGACGGCTGCGGGGCGCTCGCGGCGACGGACCGCGCCGCGGGCCGCCCGACCGAGAGCGGGTCGTCGAGCGAATCCTCCGAGACCGACGGCTCGGCGAGCGACTCCACTGATGACCCGCCGGGCGACGCGGACGCGAACGCGTCCGAGACCGCGAGCCGGGACGGAAGAGCGAGCGCGAGTCGAGGGGACGGATCGAGCGCGGAACGGACCGGCGGCGACGGGACGCTCTTCGGACGTCCGGGTTCGGACGAACGAGGACGCGGCGCGCTCTCGGCGCAGGGATTCCACGCGGTCGACGAGGACCGGCTCGCCGGGGATCCGGAGCCGCACGGGCCGCTCCGCGCCACGGCGTCGTTTCCGGAGGTCGACGCGGGGTACGTCCTCGACAGGACCGCGGTGCGCGACGGCGAGCGGCGCTCGGTCGCCGGCCTGCTCGTCGACGGGCTCTCGGACGGGACCGACCACGCGCTTGTCGGGCCGCCGGGGAGCGGGAAGAGCACCGTCTGTCGGAGCGTCGCGGTCGAGTGGTACCGGTCCGGGCGCGGGCCGGTGACGTACCGGGAGACCGACGGCGGGGAGGCGTTCACCGCGACCGAGGGCCTACGAGAGCGCGTCACCGAGGGCGACGGACACCACCTCGTGGTCGTCGAGGACGCCGTCGATCCGGGTGCCGCGGAGGCGGTCGGCGTCGCCCGTGAACTGGCCGACCGCGACGACGTCTCGTTCCTATTCGGCGCCCGAGCGGGACCGTACGACGACCCCGACGGCCTCCCGCTCTCGCCCGCGGACCTCCGCTACCGGCGGGCGATCGAGACCGTTCGGGTCCCGCGCCTCGACGAGCGCGAGGTCGAGCGGTTCGTCCGCCACGTCACCGAACACACGGGGTCCGCCCCGGCGGCCGACCCGGGGTCGCTGCTGGCCGACGTGCGCCGCACTGACGACGAGCGCGTCGGCGAGCTGCTGTGTCTCGTTCACCACCTCGTTCGCGCGACCGGGCGGGCGGGCGAGGGGACAAGCAGGACGGACGACGCGAGCGAGGGGACAAGCAGGACGGACGACGCGAGCGAGGGGACAAGCAGGACGGACGACGCGAGCGACAGGGCGGACGACGCGAGCGGCGTCGACGGTGGAGGCGGTCGACGGCGCGACGGCAGAGACGGTCGACGGAGCGGCACGGAACCGGCGTCCGGGTTGGAGACCGCGGTCGACGAGGCGGTCCGCGAGGTCGGAGACCGCCCGCCGCCGACCGCGGACGTCGCGGTGTTAGTGAACCTCCTCAACGTCGCCGGCGTGAGCGACGTTCGAACCCTGGCGTACGCGCTCGTCGACGGTCCGGACCGGAGCGTCGATACCGGGACCGAGGGCGGTCCGTCACCGACCGTCGAGTCGGTGCGGCGAGCGCTCGACCGACTCGCGGGGACGGTCCTCGTCGACTCGGGCGACGGGGAGTTCCGGACCGTTCACGACGAGTGGTCGGTGCTGTTCTTAGAGCGGTTCTTGGAGCGGGAGCCGGAGCCGGTCGCCGCCAGACGCGTCGGGCGGGCGGTCTCGCAGGTGCTCGCGCTCGCGGACGACCCGGCGCGTCGCTCCCGGGTCCGGCGGGCCGTCGGCGGGAGCGCGCCGACGGTGGACCGGATCGAGCGGGATCCGAGCGCGTGGGCGGCCGAGACGGTTCGGGCGGTGTACGGCGTCGGTCGGCGCTACCCCCGACTCGCGGCGCTGTACGGCCGCGTCCGCTACGCGTGGATCGACCTCCCGAACGCGTGCCCGGACGACCTGCGCGGCCGACCGCCGGAGTGGGTGGCGCGGATGTATGTCGACGCCGGCGACCTCGACGGCGCGACGGACGCGCTGGACGCGTGGCGACCCGTCGACGAGGCCGGAGCGGGCGAGCGCCAGCGGGGGTATGGCGACGTCGCCCGCCGCCGCGGGGAGTACGACGCGGCGCGGGAGCGGTTCGAGCGCGCCGAGGAGCGCTTCGCGGCCGCCGCCGATCGTGCCGGACTCGCGGCGGCGGTCAGGGGGCGAGCGCAGGCGGCGCACTTCGACGGCGACTACGAGACGGCCTACGGGGCGGCCTCGCGAGCGTGCGAGATCGCCGCTGAGGCCGGCGATCCGATCGCGCAGGCGAAGGCGCTGATGGACGCCGGCAACGCGCTCGACGCGCTCGACGGGACCGACGCGGTCCTCGACCACTACCGCGTCGCCGGCGACCTGTTCCGGGCGCACGACGACACTCACGGGGAGGCGAACGTGCGGACGAACCTCGCGGTCGCGCTGCGTCGACGGGGCGACCTGACCGAGGCCAAGCGGACCGCGAGCCGCGCGCTCGACGGCTACCGGACGGTCGGAGACGAACACCGCGAGGCCATCTCGCTTCTGAACCTCTCGACGGTGGCCGAGCAGCGCGGCGCGGTCGGCGAGGCGGTCGCCCGCGCGTCGGAGGCGCTCGCCGTTGCCGAGGGGGTCGGCTCGGACATGTACGAGGCGTTCGCGCTGAGCCACCTCGGAAGCGCGGCACACCTCGCCGGCGACCTCGACCGGGCGGAGCGATTCCTGACGGACGCGCTCGACCGCCTCGACGCGCTCGACGCCGACGCGCGGTGCGCGATGGCGACCGCGATGCTCGCGGAGGCGGCGATCGATCGCGGTGATCTGACAGCGGCCGAGCGGCGGGTGGAGCGGACCGCGTCGCTGCTCGACGACCACGCCGGCCACAAGCGGTTGGCCGAACTGGACCGGACACGGGGTCGGTTGGCGCTCGCCCGCGGCGACCCGGACGCCGCGACGACGGTGCTACGGTCCGCGATCGACGCGGCGCGGGCGGGCGGCTTCACGCTCGTCGAGGCGGAGGCGCTCTCGGTGCTGGGCGCCGCCGCCGTCGAGCGCGGTGACCCCGAGGCGGCCGCCGAGCGGCTGACCGCGGCGCTCGACCTCGGTCACCGGATCGAGGGGACTAGGGCGATAATCGCGGCGGCCGACCGGATCGCGGACCTCCTGGCCGGAGGTCCTGACGGAGCGAACGGGGTCGACCGCGAGGCGCTGGCCGGGGCGCTTCGGGAGTCGCCGCCCGACGCGATTCCGCCGGGTTCGGCCGCGGATCCGGCCGCGTATCGGGAGGTTGCCGACCGCTGGCGGGTCGACGGCGACGGGGTCGGGGCGGCGTACCCCGCGCTCGGCTGA
- a CDS encoding PUA domain-containing protein yields the protein MTDAETLADLRTAADYQFGSDAGEALFPPDDPLTVRRSSGGRPRQVIDGDVDDTPGSSEGDRLVSYGTDGRFTLGLAGGRRLHDAFSEPRHRMIVGEESEPFVREGRDAFAKFVTAADDGIRPGDEVLVVDETDAIFGVGRAELSGAEAEELGSGVAVKTRDGNPVDGD from the coding sequence ATGACCGACGCCGAGACGCTCGCGGACCTGCGGACCGCCGCCGATTATCAGTTCGGGAGCGACGCGGGTGAGGCCCTGTTTCCGCCGGACGACCCCCTCACCGTGCGCCGGTCGAGCGGCGGCCGCCCGCGGCAGGTGATCGACGGCGACGTCGACGACACCCCCGGGAGCAGCGAGGGCGACCGCCTCGTCTCGTACGGCACCGACGGCAGGTTCACGCTCGGTCTCGCGGGCGGACGGCGGCTTCACGACGCGTTCTCCGAACCGCGACATCGGATGATCGTCGGGGAGGAGAGCGAGCCGTTCGTGCGCGAGGGGCGCGACGCGTTCGCGAAGTTCGTCACCGCGGCCGACGACGGGATCCGGCCCGGCGACGAGGTGCTCGTCGTCGACGAGACGGACGCGATATTCGGCGTCGGCCGCGCCGAACTCTCGGGCGCGGAGGCCGAGGAGCTCGGCTCCGGCGTCGCCGTGAAGACGCGCGACGGGAACCCCGTGGACGGCGACTGA
- a CDS encoding presenilin family intramembrane aspartyl protease PSH, with the protein MFPREYRAVAFVVGLFVIVQVGALALVPEFTESGYQAVENPENPANSVVYVLAILAMTGLMLAAFRYDLDGAIRLLIVGVSAYLSWYVFSALVSPLAAAVPALAVAVGLLVRPEWYVIDTAGVLMGAGAAGLFGISFGLLPALILLAVLAVYDAISVYGTEHMLSLAEGIMDLNIPVVLVIPTSLSYSLLDGDAASEEAAGVGDGPESDGDPEPASDDGDAVSDPVDGDAGEPVDVGSEPAAGDRDAFFIGLGDAVIPTVLIASAATFSPAANLSVPFLGVNLPALLAMVGTLAGLLVLMRWVIQGRPHAGLPLLNGGAIGGYLIGSVVAGVPLIEALGLAAFV; encoded by the coding sequence ATGTTTCCCCGCGAGTACCGCGCCGTCGCCTTCGTCGTCGGGCTGTTCGTGATCGTCCAGGTGGGCGCACTGGCGCTGGTCCCGGAGTTCACCGAAAGCGGATATCAGGCGGTCGAGAATCCCGAGAACCCCGCAAACAGCGTGGTGTACGTCCTCGCCATCCTCGCGATGACCGGGCTGATGCTCGCGGCGTTCCGCTACGACCTCGACGGGGCGATCCGCCTGCTGATCGTCGGCGTCTCCGCGTACCTCTCGTGGTACGTCTTCTCCGCGCTCGTGTCGCCGCTGGCGGCCGCGGTACCGGCGCTCGCGGTCGCCGTCGGCCTGCTCGTCCGCCCCGAGTGGTACGTGATAGACACCGCCGGGGTGTTGATGGGGGCCGGCGCGGCGGGGCTGTTCGGTATCTCCTTCGGCCTGTTACCCGCGCTGATACTGCTCGCCGTGCTCGCCGTCTACGACGCGATATCGGTGTACGGTACCGAACACATGCTGTCGCTCGCGGAGGGCATCATGGACCTAAACATCCCGGTCGTACTGGTGATTCCGACGTCGCTGTCGTACTCGCTGCTCGACGGTGACGCCGCCAGCGAGGAGGCCGCGGGAGTCGGTGACGGGCCGGAGTCGGACGGGGATCCCGAACCCGCTTCCGACGACGGCGACGCTGTGTCGGACCCCGTCGACGGCGACGCCGGCGAGCCGGTCGACGTCGGCTCCGAACCCGCCGCCGGCGACCGCGACGCCTTCTTCATCGGTCTGGGCGACGCCGTCATCCCGACGGTGTTGATCGCGAGCGCGGCGACGTTCTCGCCGGCGGCGAACCTATCGGTGCCGTTTCTGGGGGTGAATCTCCCCGCGCTGCTGGCGATGGTTGGGACCCTCGCGGGGCTGCTCGTGCTCATGCGGTGGGTGATTCAGGGCCGCCCGCACGCGGGACTCCCGCTGCTGAACGGCGGCGCGATCGGTGGGTACCTGATCGGCTCGGTCGTCGCCGGCGTGCCGCTGATCGAGGCGCTCGGACTCGCGGCGTTCGTATAA
- a CDS encoding nitrilase-related carbon-nitrogen hydrolase, protein MRLAGVQLGVEGGAVEENVMRALDRVRAAAVEGADLVVLPELFDVGYFAFDSYGRAAESLAGDRLARFAAAADAGDVAVLAGTVVEDLSASAADGIDVPAESGLANAAVLFDADGERRLVYRKRHLFGYGSEETDRMVPGDRTPVAEVAGVTVGVTTCYDLRFPEQFREMVDRGVECVLVPSAWPYPRIEHWRTLGRARAIENLTYVAAVNGSGRFGDDALCGRSAVYDPWGTALASVGDEPGVVTATVDPDRVAAVRDDFPALRDRR, encoded by the coding sequence ATGAGGCTCGCCGGCGTCCAACTGGGGGTCGAGGGCGGTGCCGTCGAGGAGAACGTCATGCGGGCGCTCGACCGCGTTCGGGCGGCCGCCGTCGAGGGCGCGGACCTCGTCGTCCTCCCGGAGCTGTTCGACGTCGGCTACTTCGCGTTCGACTCGTACGGCCGGGCCGCCGAGAGCCTCGCCGGCGACCGCCTCGCCCGGTTCGCCGCCGCGGCGGACGCCGGCGACGTGGCGGTGCTCGCCGGGACGGTCGTCGAGGACCTGTCGGCCTCGGCCGCGGACGGGATCGACGTGCCGGCCGAGTCCGGTCTCGCGAACGCCGCGGTGCTGTTCGACGCCGACGGCGAGCGTCGCCTCGTCTACCGGAAGCGGCACCTGTTCGGGTACGGTTCCGAGGAGACGGACCGAATGGTGCCCGGCGATCGGACGCCGGTGGCGGAGGTCGCGGGCGTCACGGTCGGCGTGACGACCTGCTACGACCTCCGGTTCCCGGAGCAGTTCCGCGAGATGGTCGACCGGGGCGTCGAGTGCGTGCTGGTGCCGAGCGCGTGGCCCTACCCCCGGATCGAACACTGGCGGACGCTCGGTCGGGCGCGGGCCATCGAGAACCTGACGTACGTCGCCGCCGTCAACGGGAGCGGCCGGTTCGGGGACGACGCGCTCTGCGGACGGAGCGCGGTGTACGACCCGTGGGGGACCGCGCTCGCGTCGGTCGGTGACGAGCCCGGCGTCGTCACCGCGACGGTGGACCCGGACCGGGTCGCCGCGGTCCGCGATGACTTCCCCGCGCTCCGCGACCGCCGGTGA
- a CDS encoding CoxG family protein — protein sequence MTVRVSRTFEFDAPPADVWAFISDAEQRASAISVVDSFDLHGDGSATWHVALPVPMIRSTIDVETEEVERDSPNRVKFVGKSRAFRVTGEHEITETDGGCRLANEFVVDGRLPGVESFFKRNFDAELDNLEDALRASLASPA from the coding sequence ATGACCGTTCGAGTCTCCCGGACGTTCGAGTTCGACGCGCCGCCCGCCGACGTGTGGGCGTTCATCTCGGACGCGGAGCAGCGCGCGAGCGCCATCAGCGTGGTCGACTCCTTCGACCTCCACGGCGACGGGAGCGCGACGTGGCACGTCGCGCTCCCGGTACCGATGATCCGCTCGACCATCGACGTCGAGACGGAGGAGGTGGAGCGCGACTCCCCGAACCGAGTGAAGTTCGTCGGGAAGTCGCGGGCGTTCCGCGTGACCGGCGAACACGAGATTACCGAGACCGACGGCGGCTGTCGGCTCGCTAACGAGTTCGTCGTCGACGGGCGGCTCCCCGGCGTCGAGTCCTTCTTCAAGCGTAACTTCGACGCCGAACTCGACAACTTAGAAGACGCGCTCCGCGCATCGCTGGCCTCGCCGGCATGA
- a CDS encoding phosphate uptake regulator PhoU produces the protein METRKVQRLGPSTLAMTLPAEWTQEHGVNKGDEVSLRMGGKGTLTVLPESVRSEESEAVINADGLDARSLERAIVAQYVLGRRVIHVRSEGTLDSEHINAVYKAETQLMGLGVIEETPEDISIRCSVDPEDFTLDNLLERLENTGSTMRGEAVKALAHGNPDLAQRALNRERQANKIFVLLLRLIFTAYQNPNLARAVGLEEGFPLIGYRSVAKNLELTADNAEDIAEIVMEADGHTLDVDSATMRQVREYTDQVDELTALAVRSVVERDYDLTVECRDLFSRLEDREQEILGELPNELDNETLLMTREVLVSLQHTAEYAMRNAEIAANLALNEESDHVEII, from the coding sequence ATGGAAACGCGGAAGGTCCAACGGCTGGGACCGTCGACGCTGGCGATGACGCTCCCGGCCGAGTGGACACAGGAACACGGCGTGAACAAAGGCGACGAGGTGTCACTGCGGATGGGAGGAAAAGGGACGCTCACGGTGCTCCCCGAGTCGGTGAGGAGCGAGGAGTCGGAGGCGGTGATCAACGCCGACGGACTCGACGCGCGCTCGCTCGAACGCGCCATCGTCGCGCAGTACGTGCTTGGGCGGCGCGTGATCCACGTCCGCAGCGAGGGGACGCTCGACAGCGAACACATCAACGCGGTGTACAAGGCGGAAACGCAGCTGATGGGACTCGGCGTCATCGAGGAGACGCCGGAGGACATCTCGATCCGCTGTTCCGTCGACCCCGAGGACTTCACGCTCGACAACCTGCTCGAACGGTTGGAGAACACCGGATCGACGATGCGCGGCGAGGCGGTCAAGGCGCTCGCGCACGGCAACCCGGACCTCGCGCAGCGCGCACTCAACAGAGAACGGCAGGCGAACAAGATATTCGTCCTCCTGCTCCGGCTCATCTTCACCGCCTACCAGAATCCGAACCTCGCGCGCGCCGTGGGGTTAGAGGAGGGGTTCCCGCTCATCGGCTACCGGTCGGTCGCGAAGAACCTCGAACTCACCGCCGACAACGCGGAGGACATCGCCGAGATCGTGATGGAGGCCGACGGCCACACCCTCGACGTCGACAGCGCGACGATGCGGCAGGTCCGCGAGTACACCGATCAGGTCGACGAGCTGACCGCGCTCGCGGTCCGGTCCGTCGTCGAGCGCGACTACGACCTCACCGTCGAGTGCCGCGACCTGTTCTCGCGGCTCGAAGACCGCGAACAGGAGATCCTCGGTGAGCTGCCGAACGAGTTGGACAACGAGACGCTGCTGATGACCCGCGAGGTACTCGTCAGCCTCCAGCACACCGCGGAGTACGCCATGCGAAACGCCGAGATCGCGGCGAACCTCGCGCTCAACGAGGAGTCCGACCACGTCGAGATCATCTGA
- a CDS encoding response regulator, whose amino-acid sequence MTERVLVVDDSSFQRTVVRDALAERFEVVDEAENGAEAVELFEAYEPDAVSMDVVMPEMTGIEATSAIKDRWPDAVIVMCTSVDQGEKMMEAVKAGADGYVTKPVDAAELVGEFESHLG is encoded by the coding sequence ATGACCGAGCGGGTACTCGTCGTCGACGACTCCTCGTTCCAGCGGACCGTCGTTCGAGACGCGTTAGCGGAGCGATTCGAAGTCGTCGACGAGGCCGAAAACGGCGCTGAGGCGGTCGAACTCTTCGAGGCGTACGAGCCGGACGCGGTGTCGATGGACGTCGTGATGCCGGAGATGACCGGGATCGAGGCGACGAGCGCGATCAAGGACCGCTGGCCCGACGCGGTGATCGTGATGTGCACGAGCGTCGACCAGGGGGAAAAAATGATGGAGGCGGTGAAAGCGGGCGCCGACGGGTACGTGACGAAGCCCGTCGACGCCGCGGAGTTGGTCGGTGAGTTCGAGAGCCACCTCGGGTGA
- the aglJ gene encoding S-layer glycoprotein N-glycosyltransferase AglJ: MSDLDDVCVLLPTMNEAETVARVVTDFRDAGFENVLVIDGGSTDGTRSTAREVDARVAEQSGRGKGQAVREAVHRHVDASYVLMADADATYDAADADAIIDPLLAGDADHVVGDRFADMRPGAMTHLNRVGNRLINLAFRAIHREDYGDILSGYRAFTRESFERLHLTADGFGIETEMAVECVKNRLSVAVVPITYRERPGGSATNLHPVRDGGVIFLELYRKAKTNNPLFYFGSAGAASTAAGAGMAAFVLYRYLAFGVSHEVVAVGAVGAVILGIQLLVFGVLADMIHSLHREQIERYERAIDGGAGGRPSESGRRDAVEDRGSGGRDAESARQEEA; the protein is encoded by the coding sequence ATGAGCGACCTCGACGACGTCTGCGTCCTGTTGCCGACGATGAACGAGGCCGAAACGGTCGCACGCGTCGTCACGGACTTCCGCGACGCGGGGTTCGAGAACGTCCTCGTGATCGACGGCGGTTCGACGGACGGGACGCGGTCGACCGCCCGCGAGGTCGACGCGCGCGTCGCGGAGCAGTCGGGACGCGGGAAGGGGCAGGCGGTCAGGGAGGCGGTCCACCGCCACGTGGACGCGTCGTACGTGCTGATGGCGGACGCCGACGCCACCTACGACGCGGCGGACGCGGACGCGATTATCGACCCGCTCCTCGCCGGCGACGCCGACCACGTCGTCGGGGACCGGTTCGCGGACATGCGCCCGGGGGCGATGACGCACCTGAACCGGGTCGGGAACCGCCTGATCAACCTCGCGTTCCGGGCGATTCACCGCGAGGACTACGGCGACATCCTGTCGGGATACCGCGCGTTCACCCGCGAGTCGTTCGAGCGGCTTCACCTCACCGCCGACGGGTTCGGTATCGAGACCGAAATGGCCGTCGAGTGCGTGAAGAACCGCCTCTCGGTCGCGGTGGTCCCGATCACGTACCGGGAGCGACCCGGCGGCTCCGCGACGAACCTCCACCCGGTCCGGGACGGCGGCGTGATCTTCTTAGAGCTGTACCGCAAGGCGAAGACGAACAACCCGCTGTTCTACTTCGGCAGCGCCGGCGCGGCGTCGACGGCGGCGGGGGCGGGGATGGCGGCGTTCGTGCTGTACCGGTACCTCGCGTTCGGCGTCAGCCACGAGGTCGTCGCCGTCGGCGCGGTCGGCGCGGTCATCCTCGGGATCCAGCTGCTCGTGTTCGGCGTCCTCGCGGACATGATCCACTCGCTTCACCGCGAGCAGATCGAGCGGTACGAGCGGGCGATCGACGGCGGGGCGGGGGGACGTCCGTCCGAGAGCGGAAGACGCGATGCCGTCGAGGACCGCGGTTCCGGCGGTCGTGACGCCGAATCGGCGCGGCAAGAGGAGGCCTGA
- a CDS encoding ABC transporter permease: MNPLRILAERVAMGLVTAWVILTTIFALFTLTEDWVLSGQIGLARYAGENDPEALAAIRAEYFAARGLDRPLIDVYVDWLGNMVVLDWGSSLSTGEPVFPLVMDAAARTAAYVVPALVLAVICGVSIGMFAALRPESRVGAGGVAAAYLLFALPGFWLGGMAFSFAVDGRLDRSPLVFDHLLPVGLTFTALLGGYVSYSRAHSREYATAEFVSLVRAKGASGYRVAAHVLRNAAIPFFSMLFTEALGLLVLATFVTEVLFGIDGFGLLLLRAVADRDLPVLLGGTVVVIAVGVFGNIIQDVAYGYLDPRVEMG; the protein is encoded by the coding sequence ATGAACCCGCTGCGGATCCTCGCCGAGCGGGTGGCGATGGGACTCGTGACCGCTTGGGTCATCCTCACGACGATATTCGCGCTGTTCACGCTCACCGAAGACTGGGTACTGTCCGGACAGATCGGACTCGCTCGGTACGCCGGCGAGAACGACCCGGAGGCGCTCGCGGCGATCAGGGCTGAGTACTTCGCGGCGCGGGGCCTCGACAGGCCGTTAATCGACGTGTACGTCGACTGGCTCGGGAATATGGTCGTCCTCGACTGGGGGAGCTCCCTTTCCACCGGCGAACCGGTGTTCCCGCTCGTGATGGACGCGGCCGCCCGGACGGCCGCGTACGTCGTTCCCGCCCTCGTCTTGGCCGTTATCTGCGGGGTCTCGATCGGGATGTTCGCCGCGTTGCGCCCGGAGAGCCGCGTCGGGGCCGGCGGCGTCGCGGCGGCGTATCTGCTCTTTGCCCTCCCCGGCTTCTGGCTCGGTGGGATGGCCTTTTCGTTCGCGGTCGACGGCCGACTGGACCGCTCGCCGCTCGTCTTCGATCACCTGCTCCCGGTCGGGCTGACCTTCACCGCGCTGCTCGGCGGATACGTCAGCTACTCGCGGGCTCACTCGCGGGAGTACGCCACGGCGGAGTTCGTCTCGCTCGTCAGGGCCAAGGGCGCGTCGGGGTATCGCGTTGCGGCTCACGTCCTCCGGAACGCCGCGATTCCGTTCTTCTCGATGCTCTTCACCGAGGCGCTCGGACTGCTCGTCCTCGCGACCTTCGTGACCGAGGTCCTGTTCGGTATCGACGGCTTCGGTCTCCTGTTGTTACGGGCGGTCGCTGACCGCGATCTCCCCGTGCTCCTCGGCGGAACCGTCGTCGTGATCGCCGTCGGCGTGTTCGGAAACATCATCCAAGACGTGGCGTACGGCTACCTCGACCCGCGGGTCGAGATGGGCTGA